The Bombus vancouverensis nearcticus chromosome 9, iyBomVanc1_principal, whole genome shotgun sequence genome includes a window with the following:
- the mRpS25 gene encoding mitochondrial ribosomal protein S25 isoform X1, translating into MPFMIGRAPVRRTLNYLNSGKLILKDEIQIFSVNYNTHGEHHDGARRFVFWHLSQLQYKNPNVQIITFRNMTPTPFIKCYYENGNTMLIDIDGKSKEDILHHLQNVICKSLKVQEEESISKKKIDNSANFGVGCSRSCICVIPGQIPCPAIVPLPYHMRGKHIRKQNTGEI; encoded by the exons ATGCCGTTTATGATTGGTAGAGCACCTGTACGAAGAacattaaactatttaaattctggcaaattaattttaaaagatgaaatacaaatattttctgTTAATTATAATACACACGGAGAACATCATGATGGCGCTAG ACGGTTTGTATTTTGGCATTTATCACAACTCCAATATAAAAATCCAAATGTGCAAATTATCACTTTTAGAAATATGACACCGACACCttttataaaatgttattatg AGAATGGAAACACTATGTTAATCGATATAGATGGCAAATCTAAGGAAGATATATTACATCATCTTCAAAATGTAATTTGTAAATCACTGAAAGTTCAGGAGGAAGAAAGTATATCGAAAAAGAAGATAGATAATTCTGCTAATTTTGGCGTTGGCTGTTCTAGAAGCTGTATATGTGTAATACCTGGTCAAATACCATGTCCTGCTATAGTACCTCTGCCATATCACATGCGTGGAAAACATATAAGAAAGCAAAATACAGGGGAAATATAA
- the AlaRS gene encoding alanine--tRNA ligase, cytoplasmic isoform X2, with translation MTVMMSAKQIRQAYIDFFKSKNHEYVHSSSTIPHDDPTLLFTNAGMNQFKPIFLGTVDPNSDMAKLMRAVNSQKCIRAGGKHNDLDDVGKDVYHHTFFEMMGNWSFGDYFKKEICTWAWEFLTVKLKLSADRLYVTYFGGDEKNNLKSDEECKQIWLSLGVSPSHVLPGNMKDNFWEMGETGPCGPCSEIHYDRIGNREAADLVNQDDPDVLEIWNLVFIQFNRETDGSLKLLPKRHIDCGLGLERLVSVIQNKRANYDTDLFVPLFDAIQEGTGAPPYRGRVGMEDEDGIDMAYRVLADHARTITIALADGGVPDNTGRGYVLRRILRRAVRYATEKLNAKPGFFGSLVNVVVNILGDIFPEVKKDPQYIIDVINEEEIQFLKTLSRGRNLLNRTIAKLESSNVLPGDVAWRLYDTYGFPVDLTQLMAEEKGLKVDIIGYEEAKKQAQLISQSKSGGVDDQINLDVHAITELQNKGIKPTNDLPKYNYKVVNNKLYEEYEFVPCTGTVIAVRRAKTFVDEVSSGEEVGILLDQTNFYAEQGGQIYDEGFLVKIDDDDTEVRIKNVQIRGGYVLHIGTVGQGKLKKGDKVFLNIDTTRRRLIMSNHTATHALNHALRKVLGTEVDQKGSLVAPDRLRFDFTNKGAMTAEQVRKVEEITSNMIKGNKKIYAKESNLALAKTIQGLRAMFEETYPDPVRVVSIGIPVEDLEKDPLSSAALQTSVEFCGGTHLHYTEHIGDFVIASEEAIAKGIRRIVALTGPEATKAQKKASILQNHLDQLQATIVADKDGVNIKEHIKEIVELTDDVSHATISSWKKDKMRKMLKDLRKALDDKERVAKIAIVNAVVDTIQEIIQQNIGCLVLVEVLQAYSNTKALDSALKKIKAISPETSALLISVDPDAKKIFALSAVSKSAINKGLKANEWIQEIASLMEGKGGGKSESAQASGTNISCVTKLVHTAKNFANSKLGIVDIVNENHDQLKSSEKSVCSKTLKKKLVLSSDIGSIKYYRTQIVAKYSNIELTTSQHKNDDTSKCIKLEGNGVVLSDSNAIAFYLSSDQLRCSSNAFTFSEVLQWLSYADNHILPAVLGWIVPCLSKNVPNNVKTNIKTSKEDVLSSLKKLNNILLTKTYLVGERISLADIAVFTALMPLYEHVLDPASRKQYTNLNRWFFTILNQSEVASMIKNFKICEKSVN, from the exons ATGACTGTAATGATGAGTGCTAAGCAAATTCGCCAAGCTTATATTGATTTTTTTAAAAGTAAGAATCACGAATACGTGCATTCCAGTTCTACAATACCACATGATGATCCTAcattattatttacaaatgcTGGAATGAACCag tTTAAACCAATATTTCTGGGAACAGTGGATCCTAATAGCGATATGGCAAAGCTAATGAGAGCTGTTAACAGTCAAAAATGTATTAGAGCTGGAGGAAAACATAATGATCTAGATGATGTTGGAAAAGATGTTTACCATCATACATTTTTTGAAATGATGGGTAACTGGTCTTTTGGAGATTATTTTAAA AAAGAGATTTGTACTTGGGCTTGGGAATTTCTAACTGTTAAATTAAAGTTATCAGCAGATCGACTGTATGTAACTTATTTTGGAGGcgatgaaaaaaataatttaaaatctgATGAAGAATGCAAACAAATCTGGCTTTCTTTAGG TGTATCTCCTAGTCATGTATTACCAGGAAATATGAAAGATAATTTCTGGGAAATGGGAGAAACAGGCCCATGTGGACCTTGTAGTGAAATCCATTATGATCGTATTGGCAATAGGGAAGCAGCTGATTTAGTAAATCAAGATGATCCAGATGTTTTGGAGATTTGGAATCTTGTATTTATACAATTTAATAG agAAACTGATGGAAGTTTGAAACTGTTACCAAAAAGACACATTGATTGTGGTCTGGGTTTAGAAAGATTAGTGTCagttatacaaaataaaagagcaaatTATGATACAGATTTATTTGTACCACTTTTTGATGCAATACAAGAAGGTACTGGAGCACCACCTTATCGAGGAAGGGTAGGCATGGAAGATGAAGATGGAATAGATATGGCATATAGAGTTTTGGCTGATCATGCAAGAACTATTACAATCGCTCTTGCAGATGGAGGTGTACCTGATAATACTGGTAGAGG ATATGTGCTAAGAAGAATTTTGAGGCGTGCTGTACGTTATGCAACTGAAAAATTGAATGCTAAACCTGGTTTTTTTGGGTCATTGGTGAATGTTGTGGTAAATATTCTTG GTGACATCTTTCCAGAAGTGAAAAAAGACCCACAGTATATAATTGATGTCATTAATGAAGAAGAAATTCAATTTCTCAAGACTTTATCGCGTGGTCGTAATTTATTAAATCGTACTATAGCAAAATTAGAATCATCAAATGTTCTCCCAGGTGATGTTGCATGGCGTCTATACGACACATATGGTTTTCCGGTTGATTTAACACAACTTATGGCTGAAGAGAAAGGTTTAAAAGTAGATATAATCGGCTACGAAGAAGCAAAAAAGCAAGCTCAG CTTATTTCCCAAAGTAAAAGTGGTGGAGTAGATGATCAAATTAATTTGGATGTTCATGCAATTACTGAATTACAAAATAAAGGAATTAAACCAACAAACGACTTGccaaaatataattacaaagtcgtaaataataaattatatgaagAATATGAATTTGTTCCATGTACTGGTACTGTTATTGCTGTTAGACGTGCAAAGACTTTCGTCGATGAAGTATCATCAGGAGAAGAAGTTGGGATTTTGTTAGATCAAACTAACTTCTATGCAGAACAGGGTGGACAAATATACGATGAAGGATTTTTAGTGAAGATCGATGATGAC GATACCGAAGTTCGTATAAAAAATGTTCAAATAAGAGGTGGTTACGTTTTACACATTGGAACTGTAGGTcaaggaaaattgaaaaaaggCGATAAAGTTTTTTTGAACATAGATACTACACGAAGGAGACTTATAATGAGCAATCACACTGCAACTCATGCTCTTAATCATGCTCTTCGCAAAGTGTTAGGCACAGAAGTTGATCAGAAGGGTTCTTTAGTTGCACCTGACCGTCTTCGTTTTGATTTTACAAATAAAG GAGCAATGACTGCAGAACAAGTAAGAAAGGTAGAGGAAATTACAAGTAATAtgataaaaggaaataaaaagatcTATGCTAAAGAAAGTAATTTAGCACTAGCAAAAACTATTCAAGGATTACGTGCTATGTTTGAAGAAACATATCCTGATCCTGTAAGAGTTGTTAGTATAGGTATACCAGTTGAGGACCTAGAAAAAGATCCTTTAAGTAGTGCTGCATTACAAACTAGCGTAGAATTTTGTGGTGGaac gcATTTACATTATACAGAACATATTGGAGATTTTGTTATAGCCAGTGAAGAGGCTATTGCTAAAGGTATTAGGCGTATAGTAGCTCTAACAGGCCCTGAAGCAACAAAAGCTCAGAAGAAAGCATCTATATTACAAAATCATTTAGACCAACTTCAAGCAACTATAGTAGCTGATAAAGATGGTGTAAATATAAAAGAACACATAAAAGAAATAGTTGAATTAACAGATGATGTTTCACATGCTACTATTTCAAGCTGGAAAAAG gATAAAATGCGTAAAATGTTAAAAGATTTAAGAAAGGCACTCGACGATAAAGAGCGTGTAGCTAAAATCGCAATAGTCAATGCAGTAGTAGATACCATTCAAGAAATAATTCAACAAAATATTGGATGTTTAGTACTAGTTGAAGTATTACAAGCATATAGTAATACAAAAGCTTTAGATTCAGcccttaaaaaaataaaagctaTATCTCCAGAGACAAGTGCATTACTTATAAGTGTCGACCCTGATGCTAAAAAAATTTTTGCTCTTAGCGCAGTATCTAAG tCTGCTATAAATAAAGGATTAAAAGCAAATGAATGGATTCAAGAAATTGCTTCACTCATGGAAGGGAAAGGTGGTGGAAAATCTGAATCTGCTCAGGCTTCGGGTACGAATATATCATGCGTAACTAAGTTGGTACACACTGCTAAAAATTTTGCTAACTCGAAGCTTGGAATAGTAG ATATTGTAAATGAAAATCATGATCAATTGAAAAGTAGCGAAAAATCTGTATGTTCTAAaactttaaaaaagaaattggtACTTTCCAGTGATATTGgaagtattaaatattatcgtactcaaATAGTCGCTAAATATAGCAATATAGAATTAACTACATCGCAACATAAAAATGATGACACATCAAAATGTATTAAGCTAGAAGGAAATGGTGTTGTGTTGTCTGATAGCAATGCGATCGCGTTTTATTTATCCAGTGATCAATTAAGATGTTCGAGTAATGCTTTTACATTCAGTGAAGTTTTACAATGGTTAAGTTATGCAGATAATCATATTTTGCCAGCAGTACTTGGATGGATTGTGCCATGTCTTTCAAAAAATGTTCCAAATAATGTGAAGACAAATATTAAAACATCTAAAGAAGATGTTCTATCTTCTTTAAAGAAACTAAATAATATACTATTGACAAAAACTTATTTAGTGGGAGAACGAATTAGTCTTGCAGATATTGCTGTTTTCACTGCCTTAATGCCGTTGTACGAACATGTATTAGATCCGGCATCTAGAAAGCAGTATACAAATCTAAATAGATGGTTTTTCACTATCTTAAATCAGTCGGAAGTAGCTAGtatgataaaaaattttaagatttgTGAAAAATCTGTTAATTGa
- the LOC117163698 gene encoding succinyl-CoA:glutarate CoA-transferase yields MSAFMFKWIKTKHLLNIYNIKNQRHTCTSIADNKSPLCGIRVLDLTRIIAGPYCTMILGDLGAEILKIEKPGSGDEARKWGPPFIEGTEEATYFLSVNRNKKSICIDLKEGRDVIYELAKKSDVLVENYVPGKLKNMGLGYEDISKVAPHLIYCSLTGYGYEGPYTNRPGYDVIAASIGGLLHITGPKDGSPCKVGVAVTDLATGLYAHGAILAALYQRMKTNKGQWIQCNLLSTQVASLINVGSNYLNTGKEGVRWGSEHESIVPYEAFHTKDGYMTVGTGSDAQFLDLLKRMQLLKLSEIDKYKNNKARVKNRNELLPILREKFRTKTNKEWEIVFKGALFPYGPINTIRQVFEDPHIKHIKLVQEMEHPTGKKIKVVGPAVTYSYATNKVRTAPPMMGQHTTEILKNILNYTDDKIQTLKKAKIVQ; encoded by the exons ATGTCTGCTTTCATGTTCAAATGGATAAAAACAAAGCATCTACTTAATATATATAACATCAAAAATCAAAGGCATACATGTACAAGTATTGCAGATAATAAATCACCCTTGTGTGGAATTCGTGTTTTGGATTTGACTCGAATTATTGCTGGACCATATTGTACCATGATTCTTGGTGATCTTGGTGCTGAAatcttgaaaattgaaaaaccaGGTAGCGGAGATGAAGCACGAAAATGGGGTCCACCATTTATAGAAGGAACTGAAGAAGCAACTTATTTTCTTTCTGTTAATAGAAACAAAAAAAGTATATGCATTGATCTCAAGGAAGGTAGAGATGTAATTTATGAATTGGCAAAAAAATCTGATGTATTAGTGGAAAATTATGTCCcagggaaattaaaaaatatgggCTTAGGGTACGAAGATATCTCTAAAGTAGCCCCTCATCTTATATACTGCTCTTTGACTGGTTATGGATATGAAGGACCTTATACAAACAGGCCAGGATACGATGTGATTGCTGCTTCTATAGGAGGCTTGTTACATATAACAGGTCCAAAAGATGGGTCACCATGTAAAGTTGGAGTAGCAGTAACTGATTTAGCAACAGGTTTATATGCCCATGGTGCGATCCTAGCAGCATTATATCAGAGAATGAAAACCAATAAAGGACAGTGGATTCAATGTAATTTACTATCAACACAAGTTGCTAGTTTAATCAACGTTGGATCAAACTATTTAAATACTGGTAAAGAAGGAGTACGTTGGGGTTCAGAACATGAAAGTATTGTACCTTATGAAGCTTTTCATACAAAGGATGGTTATATGACTGTAGGAACAGGCAGTGATGCACAGTTCTTAGATTTACTTAAAAGAAtgcaattattaaaattatctgaAATAGATAAGTACAAAAATAACAAAGCTAGAGTGAAAAATAGAAATGAATTATTACCTATTCTTAGAGAAAAGTTTAGAACAAAAACTAATAAAGAATGGGAAATTGTTTTTAAAGGTGCTTTATTCCCTTATGGTCCAATAAATACAATAAGACAG GTTTTTGAAGATCCTCATATAAAACACATAAAATTGGTGCAAGAAATGGAACATCCTACAGGGAAGAAAATTAAAGTTGTTGGTCCTGCTGTAACATATAGTTATGCCACAAATAAAGTTCGAACTGCTCCTCCTATGATGGGCCAACATACtactgaaatattaaaaaatattttaaactatactGATGATAAAATACAGACCTTAAAAAAAGCCAAGATTGTGCAATGA
- the AlaRS gene encoding alanine--tRNA ligase, cytoplasmic isoform X1, with the protein MTVMMSAKQIRQAYIDFFKSKNHEYVHSSSTIPHDDPTLLFTNAGMNQFKPIFLGTVDPNSDMAKLMRAVNSQKCIRAGGKHNDLDDVGKDVYHHTFFEMMGNWSFGDYFKKEICTWAWEFLTVKLKLSADRLYVTYFGGDEKNNLKSDEECKQIWLSLGVSPSHVLPGNMKDNFWEMGETGPCGPCSEIHYDRIGNREAADLVNQDDPDVLEIWNLVFIQFNRETDGSLKLLPKRHIDCGLGLERLVSVIQNKRANYDTDLFVPLFDAIQEGTGAPPYRGRVGMEDEDGIDMAYRVLADHARTITIALADGGVPDNTGRGYVLRRILRRAVRYATEKLNAKPGFFGSLVNVVVNILGDIFPEVKKDPQYIIDVINEEEIQFLKTLSRGRNLLNRTIAKLESSNVLPGDVAWRLYDTYGFPVDLTQLMAEEKGLKVDIIGYEEAKKQAQLISQSKSGGVDDQINLDVHAITELQNKGIKPTNDLPKYNYKVVNNKLYEEYEFVPCTGTVIAVRRAKTFVDEVSSGEEVGILLDQTNFYAEQGGQIYDEGFLVKIDDDDTEVRIKNVQIRGGYVLHIGTVGQGKLKKGDKVFLNIDTTRRRLIMSNHTATHALNHALRKVLGTEVDQKGSLVAPDRLRFDFTNKGAMTAEQVRKVEEITSNMIKGNKKIYAKESNLALAKTIQGLRAMFEETYPDPVRVVSIGIPVEDLEKDPLSSAALQTSVEFCGGTHLHYTEHIGDFVIASEEAIAKGIRRIVALTGPEATKAQKKASILQNHLDQLQATIVADKDGVNIKEHIKEIVELTDDVSHATISSWKKDKMRKMLKDLRKALDDKERVAKIAIVNAVVDTIQEIIQQNIGCLVLVEVLQAYSNTKALDSALKKIKAISPETSALLISVDPDAKKIFALSAVSKSAINKGLKANEWIQEIASLMEGKGGGKSESAQASGTNISCVTKLVHTAKNFANSKLGIVEDIVNENHDQLKSSEKSVCSKTLKKKLVLSSDIGSIKYYRTQIVAKYSNIELTTSQHKNDDTSKCIKLEGNGVVLSDSNAIAFYLSSDQLRCSSNAFTFSEVLQWLSYADNHILPAVLGWIVPCLSKNVPNNVKTNIKTSKEDVLSSLKKLNNILLTKTYLVGERISLADIAVFTALMPLYEHVLDPASRKQYTNLNRWFFTILNQSEVASMIKNFKICEKSVN; encoded by the exons ATGACTGTAATGATGAGTGCTAAGCAAATTCGCCAAGCTTATATTGATTTTTTTAAAAGTAAGAATCACGAATACGTGCATTCCAGTTCTACAATACCACATGATGATCCTAcattattatttacaaatgcTGGAATGAACCag tTTAAACCAATATTTCTGGGAACAGTGGATCCTAATAGCGATATGGCAAAGCTAATGAGAGCTGTTAACAGTCAAAAATGTATTAGAGCTGGAGGAAAACATAATGATCTAGATGATGTTGGAAAAGATGTTTACCATCATACATTTTTTGAAATGATGGGTAACTGGTCTTTTGGAGATTATTTTAAA AAAGAGATTTGTACTTGGGCTTGGGAATTTCTAACTGTTAAATTAAAGTTATCAGCAGATCGACTGTATGTAACTTATTTTGGAGGcgatgaaaaaaataatttaaaatctgATGAAGAATGCAAACAAATCTGGCTTTCTTTAGG TGTATCTCCTAGTCATGTATTACCAGGAAATATGAAAGATAATTTCTGGGAAATGGGAGAAACAGGCCCATGTGGACCTTGTAGTGAAATCCATTATGATCGTATTGGCAATAGGGAAGCAGCTGATTTAGTAAATCAAGATGATCCAGATGTTTTGGAGATTTGGAATCTTGTATTTATACAATTTAATAG agAAACTGATGGAAGTTTGAAACTGTTACCAAAAAGACACATTGATTGTGGTCTGGGTTTAGAAAGATTAGTGTCagttatacaaaataaaagagcaaatTATGATACAGATTTATTTGTACCACTTTTTGATGCAATACAAGAAGGTACTGGAGCACCACCTTATCGAGGAAGGGTAGGCATGGAAGATGAAGATGGAATAGATATGGCATATAGAGTTTTGGCTGATCATGCAAGAACTATTACAATCGCTCTTGCAGATGGAGGTGTACCTGATAATACTGGTAGAGG ATATGTGCTAAGAAGAATTTTGAGGCGTGCTGTACGTTATGCAACTGAAAAATTGAATGCTAAACCTGGTTTTTTTGGGTCATTGGTGAATGTTGTGGTAAATATTCTTG GTGACATCTTTCCAGAAGTGAAAAAAGACCCACAGTATATAATTGATGTCATTAATGAAGAAGAAATTCAATTTCTCAAGACTTTATCGCGTGGTCGTAATTTATTAAATCGTACTATAGCAAAATTAGAATCATCAAATGTTCTCCCAGGTGATGTTGCATGGCGTCTATACGACACATATGGTTTTCCGGTTGATTTAACACAACTTATGGCTGAAGAGAAAGGTTTAAAAGTAGATATAATCGGCTACGAAGAAGCAAAAAAGCAAGCTCAG CTTATTTCCCAAAGTAAAAGTGGTGGAGTAGATGATCAAATTAATTTGGATGTTCATGCAATTACTGAATTACAAAATAAAGGAATTAAACCAACAAACGACTTGccaaaatataattacaaagtcgtaaataataaattatatgaagAATATGAATTTGTTCCATGTACTGGTACTGTTATTGCTGTTAGACGTGCAAAGACTTTCGTCGATGAAGTATCATCAGGAGAAGAAGTTGGGATTTTGTTAGATCAAACTAACTTCTATGCAGAACAGGGTGGACAAATATACGATGAAGGATTTTTAGTGAAGATCGATGATGAC GATACCGAAGTTCGTATAAAAAATGTTCAAATAAGAGGTGGTTACGTTTTACACATTGGAACTGTAGGTcaaggaaaattgaaaaaaggCGATAAAGTTTTTTTGAACATAGATACTACACGAAGGAGACTTATAATGAGCAATCACACTGCAACTCATGCTCTTAATCATGCTCTTCGCAAAGTGTTAGGCACAGAAGTTGATCAGAAGGGTTCTTTAGTTGCACCTGACCGTCTTCGTTTTGATTTTACAAATAAAG GAGCAATGACTGCAGAACAAGTAAGAAAGGTAGAGGAAATTACAAGTAATAtgataaaaggaaataaaaagatcTATGCTAAAGAAAGTAATTTAGCACTAGCAAAAACTATTCAAGGATTACGTGCTATGTTTGAAGAAACATATCCTGATCCTGTAAGAGTTGTTAGTATAGGTATACCAGTTGAGGACCTAGAAAAAGATCCTTTAAGTAGTGCTGCATTACAAACTAGCGTAGAATTTTGTGGTGGaac gcATTTACATTATACAGAACATATTGGAGATTTTGTTATAGCCAGTGAAGAGGCTATTGCTAAAGGTATTAGGCGTATAGTAGCTCTAACAGGCCCTGAAGCAACAAAAGCTCAGAAGAAAGCATCTATATTACAAAATCATTTAGACCAACTTCAAGCAACTATAGTAGCTGATAAAGATGGTGTAAATATAAAAGAACACATAAAAGAAATAGTTGAATTAACAGATGATGTTTCACATGCTACTATTTCAAGCTGGAAAAAG gATAAAATGCGTAAAATGTTAAAAGATTTAAGAAAGGCACTCGACGATAAAGAGCGTGTAGCTAAAATCGCAATAGTCAATGCAGTAGTAGATACCATTCAAGAAATAATTCAACAAAATATTGGATGTTTAGTACTAGTTGAAGTATTACAAGCATATAGTAATACAAAAGCTTTAGATTCAGcccttaaaaaaataaaagctaTATCTCCAGAGACAAGTGCATTACTTATAAGTGTCGACCCTGATGCTAAAAAAATTTTTGCTCTTAGCGCAGTATCTAAG tCTGCTATAAATAAAGGATTAAAAGCAAATGAATGGATTCAAGAAATTGCTTCACTCATGGAAGGGAAAGGTGGTGGAAAATCTGAATCTGCTCAGGCTTCGGGTACGAATATATCATGCGTAACTAAGTTGGTACACACTGCTAAAAATTTTGCTAACTCGAAGCTTGGAATAGTAG AAGATATTGTAAATGAAAATCATGATCAATTGAAAAGTAGCGAAAAATCTGTATGTTCTAAaactttaaaaaagaaattggtACTTTCCAGTGATATTGgaagtattaaatattatcgtactcaaATAGTCGCTAAATATAGCAATATAGAATTAACTACATCGCAACATAAAAATGATGACACATCAAAATGTATTAAGCTAGAAGGAAATGGTGTTGTGTTGTCTGATAGCAATGCGATCGCGTTTTATTTATCCAGTGATCAATTAAGATGTTCGAGTAATGCTTTTACATTCAGTGAAGTTTTACAATGGTTAAGTTATGCAGATAATCATATTTTGCCAGCAGTACTTGGATGGATTGTGCCATGTCTTTCAAAAAATGTTCCAAATAATGTGAAGACAAATATTAAAACATCTAAAGAAGATGTTCTATCTTCTTTAAAGAAACTAAATAATATACTATTGACAAAAACTTATTTAGTGGGAGAACGAATTAGTCTTGCAGATATTGCTGTTTTCACTGCCTTAATGCCGTTGTACGAACATGTATTAGATCCGGCATCTAGAAAGCAGTATACAAATCTAAATAGATGGTTTTTCACTATCTTAAATCAGTCGGAAGTAGCTAGtatgataaaaaattttaagatttgTGAAAAATCTGTTAATTGa
- the LOC117163703 gene encoding putative RNA-binding protein 18 isoform X1 → MNMEPVTKVPLPLEPIKSNHVEDRRLWVGNLDLRINEYQLLKLVQRHGTIEKFDLLFHRSGPQAGQPRGYAFVTYKTIQDAKTAKDALHNLKVGSKNIIVRWAHSVTESDMDKPKPKIDIPALAGAKKEDKRISRETAIQAIEAKLKLMKESEEEFELNKPLNGSPVIQLYQKPENPKPSTSTRYHNRSNHYHNNKPYNRHKPRR, encoded by the exons ATGAATATGGAG ccAGTTACCAAAGTTCCTTTGCCATTAGAACCCATAAAATCAAATCATGTGGAAGATAGGAGATTGTGGGTGGGCAATTTAGATTTAAGGATTAATGA GTACCAACTCCTAAAACTTGTCCAAAGACATGGAACGATCGAAAAGTTCGACCTCTTGTTTCATCGATCAGGTCCACAAGCTGGTCAACCTAGAGGTTATGCATTTGTTACGTACAAAACTATTCAAGATGCTAAGACAGCCAAAGATGCTTTACATAATTTAAAAGTAGGATCAAAAAACATCATTGTGAGATGGGCACACAGTGTGACAGag tCTGATATGGATAAGCCAAAACCAAAAATAGATATACCTGCTTTAGCTGGAGCtaagaaagaagataaaagaaTTAG TCGTGAAACTGCAATTCAAGCTATAGAAGCAAAATTGAAACTGATGAAAGAATCGGAAGAAGAATTTGAATTGAATAAGCCTTTAAATGGATCACCTGTAATACAATTGTATCAAAAGCCAGAAAATCCAAAACCGTCCACGTCAACCCGTTATCATAATCGAAGCAATCATTATCACAATAATAAGCCATATAATCGTCATAAACCAAgaagataa
- the mRpS25 gene encoding mitochondrial ribosomal protein S25 isoform X2 yields the protein MPFMIGRAPVRRTLNYLNSGKLILKDEIQIFSVNYNTHGEHHDGARRFVFWHLSQLQYKNPNVQIITFRNMTPTPFIKCYYENGNTMLIDIDGKSKEDILHHLQNKLYMCNTWSNTMSCYSTSAISHAWKTYKKAKYRGNIILL from the exons ATGCCGTTTATGATTGGTAGAGCACCTGTACGAAGAacattaaactatttaaattctggcaaattaattttaaaagatgaaatacaaatattttctgTTAATTATAATACACACGGAGAACATCATGATGGCGCTAG ACGGTTTGTATTTTGGCATTTATCACAACTCCAATATAAAAATCCAAATGTGCAAATTATCACTTTTAGAAATATGACACCGACACCttttataaaatgttattatg AGAATGGAAACACTATGTTAATCGATATAGATGGCAAATCTAAGGAAGATATATTACATCATCTTCAAAAT AAGCTGTATATGTGTAATACCTGGTCAAATACCATGTCCTGCTATAGTACCTCTGCCATATCACATGCGTGGAAAACATATAAGAAAGCAAAATACAGGGGAAATATAATTTTGCTTTAA
- the LOC117163703 gene encoding putative RNA-binding protein 18 isoform X2 gives MNMEPVTKVPLPLEPIKSNHVEDRRLWVGNLDLRINEHGTIEKFDLLFHRSGPQAGQPRGYAFVTYKTIQDAKTAKDALHNLKVGSKNIIVRWAHSVTESDMDKPKPKIDIPALAGAKKEDKRISRETAIQAIEAKLKLMKESEEEFELNKPLNGSPVIQLYQKPENPKPSTSTRYHNRSNHYHNNKPYNRHKPRR, from the exons ATGAATATGGAG ccAGTTACCAAAGTTCCTTTGCCATTAGAACCCATAAAATCAAATCATGTGGAAGATAGGAGATTGTGGGTGGGCAATTTAGATTTAAGGATTAATGA ACATGGAACGATCGAAAAGTTCGACCTCTTGTTTCATCGATCAGGTCCACAAGCTGGTCAACCTAGAGGTTATGCATTTGTTACGTACAAAACTATTCAAGATGCTAAGACAGCCAAAGATGCTTTACATAATTTAAAAGTAGGATCAAAAAACATCATTGTGAGATGGGCACACAGTGTGACAGag tCTGATATGGATAAGCCAAAACCAAAAATAGATATACCTGCTTTAGCTGGAGCtaagaaagaagataaaagaaTTAG TCGTGAAACTGCAATTCAAGCTATAGAAGCAAAATTGAAACTGATGAAAGAATCGGAAGAAGAATTTGAATTGAATAAGCCTTTAAATGGATCACCTGTAATACAATTGTATCAAAAGCCAGAAAATCCAAAACCGTCCACGTCAACCCGTTATCATAATCGAAGCAATCATTATCACAATAATAAGCCATATAATCGTCATAAACCAAgaagataa